A window of Halictus rubicundus isolate RS-2024b unplaced genomic scaffold, iyHalRubi1_principal scaffold1232, whole genome shotgun sequence contains these coding sequences:
- the LOC143365017 gene encoding uncharacterized protein LOC143365017, whose amino-acid sequence MSAIVEISSKNRSVIRARAILDTCATANFVTEALIRRLGLRVTAQSFPIGTLNGMNTVSKGLVKLKIRSTFDGFERELTCLSIPNITDLVPSEVFPRDSMTIPRNIRLADAEFHLPRPVDLLIGAGATVSLFQVGQINLSREGQDLYLQKTRLGWVVTGGVAQQRATRAACHLSTLETQLDKFWRIEEVDTEGPRSEEEVACEMHFQKNVSRDPSGRYTVRLPFRGTRERLGNSRNGAVKRLLSLERKLNANKVLRDEYQRVLDEYLALGHMSLVEAPGDEGFYMPHHAVVKEASSTTKVRVVCDASAKTTSGASLNDILLVGPTIQPKLFAHLLRFRTYKYVLTADIEKMYRQVLLHEDDRPYQRILWRRNDKIETYQLNTLTFGVSSSPFLAIRTVHQIADDERESYARAAKILKTHLYVDDLLSGADTIDEARAIRREVSGALSRGGLSIRQWASNNRDILDGLPDNELHANLVVNIDRSLKTLGISWKTNTDEIYYTTCTNAVGSKTTKRSILSEIARIFDPLGLLGPVVLHAKKIMQDVWRSGVAWDESVPQSIHSEWTQFTQQLELLRAVAFHRRVVTEQPQNIELHGFCDASTIGYGACLYVRSTGKDGIVKCYLLCAKSRVAPLKTVTIPRLELCGALLLTRLYREASDALNISPDKVVFWSDSTVVLHWIQTAPHRLKMYAATRVAEIQSVTGDHTWRHVRSEYNPADALSRGQLPHAFLQNRAWFVGPSWLTKNSDEWPNEVLQSIEIPELKTVTCFVANTSADDLFTRYSSYTTLRRVIAHCLRFRPRGPRGGSLSAREIQMAEIRIIRNVQASQFGDEIKCLKAKNTTSKSRIASLNPFLDDDTVLRVGGRLQKSDLPYDQKHPILLPSRHRLTDLIIRETHEKYHHTGIQTTLHILRQRFWLLDGRNQVRQVIRACTRCFRFNAINTEYRMGNLPAVRVREATPFENIGIDFCGPFFIKERKHRNRTRIKTYVCVFVCMAVKAVHLEVVSDLSTEGFIAALRRFASRRGVPAHIFSDNGTNFVGASNQLKELYALLHSDTHRERVQRFASDHRITWHFNPPAAPHFGGLWESMVKLFKHHLRRVVGDSLFTFEELNTLCIEIEGILNSRPITPLSSDPNDLNALTPAHFLIGKPLTTLPEDNLVQVPAHRLSNWQHITKVRQDFWARWNKEYLNELQKRQKWTKDSPNIEVGAVVLLKDKNQPCSQWALGRITALHPGEDGVARAATVKTANGEFKRTTQIICPLPSE is encoded by the coding sequence ATGAGCGCCATAGTCGAAATCAGTAGTAAAAACCGATCGGTAATAAGAGCCCGAGCCATATTAGATACCTGCGCGACGGCCAATTTTGTCACTGAGGCGCTCATACGGCGATTAGGTCTACGGGTAACCGCGCAATCGTTCCCCATCGGGACGTTAAATGGCATGAACACAGTTTCGAAAGGCCtagttaaattaaaaatacgatCGACCTTTGACGGTTTTGAAAGGGAATTAACGTGCCTCAGTATCCCGAATATCACGGATTTGGTGCCGTCGGAGGTGTTTCCACGCGATTCAATGACAATTCCGCGTAACATCCGCCTAGCAGACGCCGAATTTCATCTGCCGCGTCCAGTAGATTTGTTGATCGGTGCCGGGGCGACAGTTTCGCTATTTCAGGTTGGGCAAATTAATCTCTCGCGCGAAGGGCAAGATTTATATCTGCAAAAGACGCGATTAGGTTGGGTCGTGACCGGTGGCGTTGCGCAACAACGAGCAACAAGAGCCGCGTGCCACTTGTCGACGCTGGAAACGCAGCTCGACAAGTTTTGGCGGATAGAAGAAGTCGACACGGAAGGACCGCGGTCAGAGGAAGAAGTCGCGTGCGAAATGCATTTTCAAAAAAACGTCAGTCGCGACCCGTCCGGCCGGTACACGGTACGTTTACCTTTTCGCGGAACCCGCGAACGGCTCGGCAATTCGCGCAATGGCGCGGTCAAACGATTATTATCCCTCGAACGCAAATTAAACGCGAATAAAGTATTACGAGACGAATATCAGCGCGTTCTCGACGAATACTTAGCTTTAGGCCATATGTCTCTGGTGGAGGCTCCTGGTGACGAGGGATTTTATATGCCGCATCACGCGGTAGTGAAAGAAGCCAGTAGCACCACCAAAGTTCGCGTGGTATGCGATGCGTCGGCGAAAACAACGTCCGGCGCGTCCCTGAACGACATTCTTCTGGTCGGACCCACCATACAACCGAAGTTGTTCGCGCATCTACTTCGCTTCCGCACGTATAAATATGTGCTAACGGCAGACATCGAAAAGATGTATCGTCAAGTACTCTTGCATGAAGACGATCGACCGTACCAAAGAATATTATGGCGCCGGAATGATAAAATTGAAACGTATCAATTAAACACACTCACTTTCGGCGTTTCATCGTCACCGTTCCTTGCGATCCGGACCGTACATCAAATAGCTGAcgacgaacgagagtcgtaCGCGAGAGCCGCGAAAATATTAAAGACACACCTCTACGTTGACGACCTTCTGTCCGGTGCTGACACCATCGACGAAGCTCGCGCAATACGGAGGGAAGTGTCGGGCGCCCTGAGTCGCGGCGGTTTGTCGATCCGACAATGGGCATCGAATAACCGGGACATTTTAGACGGTCTTCCGGATAATGAATTGCACGCGAACCTCGTAGTAAATATTGACCGGTCGCTGAAAACATTAGGCATTTCGTGGAAAACGAACACGGACGAGATCTATTACACTACCTGTACAAACGCCGTCGGAAGCAAGACGACGAAGCGGTCGATCCTATCCGAAATAGCGAGGATCTTCGATCCTTTGGGTTTGTTGGGTCCGGTCGTGTTACACGCAAAAAAGATCATGCAGGACGTGTGGCGATCGGGAGTCGCGTGGGACGAATCtgttccgcagtctattcattcgGAATGGACACAGTTCACGCAGCAATTAGAATTACTCCGAGCAGTTGCATTCCACCGAAGAGTTGTAACGGAGCAACCGCAAAATATCGAATTACACGGGTTTTGCGACGCGAGCACCATTGGATATGGCGCATGTTTGTACGTGCGGTCGACCGGGAAGGACGGGATTGTCAAATGTTATCTATTGTGCGCTAAATCGCGAGTTGCGCCGCTCAAGACGGTGACCATTCCACGATTAGAATTATGCGGCGCGTTATTGTTGACGCGACTATACCGCGAGGCGAGCGACGCGCTTAATATCTCACCTGATAAGGTGGTGTTTTGGTCCGACTCGACCGTGGTTTTACATTGGATTCAAACGGCACCGCATCGACTAAAAATGTATGCGGCCACGCGAGTCGCGGAAATCCAATCGGTCACCGGTGATCATACCTGGCGACACGTCCGCTCGGAGTACAATCCGGCAGACGCATTATCCCGAGGCCAATTACCACACGCGTTTCTACAGAATCGTGCATGGTTCGTCGGTCCGTCGTGGCTGACTAAAAACTCGGACGAATGGCCTAACGAAGTGCTGCAAAGCATCGAGATTCCCGAACTCAAGACGGTCACTTGCTTCGTCGCGAACACGAGCGCGGACGATTTATTCACGCGTTACTCTTCATATACCACGTTACGTAGGGTGATCGCACATTGTTTACGGTTCCGGCCACGTGGCCCGCGCGGCGGTTCGCTGAGCGCCCGAGAAATTCAGATGGCCGAGATTCGAATTATCCGAAACGTGCAGGCATCGCAATTCGGAGACGAAATTAAGTGCCTAAAGGCCAAAAATACGACGTCGAAAAGCCGAATCGCGAGTCTCAATCCTTTTCTGGACGACGACACGGTGCTACGGGTCGGTGGGCGCCTGCAAAAATCAGATCTGCCCTATGACCAAAAACATCCGATCTTGCTACCGAGTCGACATCGGCTAACTGACCTAATCATCCGGGAAACGCACGAGAAATACCATCACACGGGCATACAAACCACCTTACATATACTCCGACAAAGATTTTGGTTGCTTGACGGACGTAACCAAGTACGTCAGGTAATACGTGCGTGCACACGGTGTTTCCGTTTCAACGCGATTAACACCGAATATAGAATGGGCAATTTACCGGCGGTTCGAGTACGCGAGGCGACACCTTTCGAAAACATCGGCATAGATTTCTGCGGGCCCTTTTTCATAAAGGAACGCAAGCACCGAAACAGAACGCGAATCAAAACGTACGTGTGCGTGTTTGTGTGTATGGCCGTGAAGGCGGTGCATCTAGAAGTCGTTAGCGACCTGTCAACCGAGGGGTTCATCGCAGCTTTGCGACGGTTCGCGTCACGACGGGGTGTACCGGCTCATATATTCTCCGATAACGGCACAAATTTTGTAGGCGCGAGTAATCAACTAAAAGAATTATACGCGTTGCTCCATTCAGACACGCACCGAGAACGCGTTCAAAGATTTGCCAGTGACCATCGGATCACGTGGCATTTCAATCCACCAGCGGCTCCCCATTTCGGCGGTTTGTGGGAGTCAATGGTGAAACTGTTCAAACATCACCTTCGGCGGGTTGTCGGCGATTCACTTTTTACTTTCGAAGAGCTCAATACGCTCTGTATAGAGATTGAGGGCATCCTGAATTCCCGACCCATAACACCACTATCCTCCGACCCGAACGATTTGAACGCACTTACGCCAGCGCATTTTTTAATTGGGAAACCATTGACCACCCTTCCCGAAGATAACTTGGTACAAGTTCCAGCACACCGCCTATCCAATTGGCAGCACATCACGAAGGTTCGCCAAGACTTCTGGGCACGATGGAACAAAGAATATCTGAACGAGCTCCAAAAACGGCAGAAATGGACTAAGGACAGCCCAAACATCGAGGTCGGCGCCGTCGTGTTGCTCAAGGACAAAAATCAACCCTGTTCGCAGTGGGCGCTAGGCAGAATCACGGCCCTACATCCTGGTGAGGACGGAGTAGCGCGAGCAGCCACGGTAAAAACCGCAAACGGGGAATTCAAACGGACCACACAAATCATATGTCCGTTACCGTCCGAATAA
- the LOC143365018 gene encoding uncharacterized protein LOC143365018, with protein MSDNIKLLIQKRSALKTQITIVDNLVEKGKLDNATLRLRITRLTDLFHAAEDANNEIALLEPDNGHDDILAEIATRFYDLAGRADNILNRPDISRADTDTANDSRSTDSAKGRPVKLPDASLPTFDGRYERWLSFKNAFNSMIGSRRELDDVAKLQYLRSALVQEAANKIRLFDVDGINYAKAWDILERAYENKRVLVSRHMSMLFDLPTLDKESTSGLTRLADDAQQHFASLHALGAPVCTQTVVHLLESKLPKITYEKWQAGLSRQEYPSLDEMLEFLYKTAVCVSRTDKMRSSDRDRERERDDRAHKRRRIHPPNRVFVTQERKCLACKISCHPLFTCTAFKRLTVPKRIELVKTAKVCFNCLRSHRDAPCRYSNCTICQRRHNTLLHNPEFASSSRADTSKPAIDNADAGKSA; from the coding sequence ATGTCCgacaatataaaattattaatccaAAAGCGTTCAGCCCTCAAAACGCAAATTACGATCGTCGACAATCTCGTAGAAAAGGGAAAATTGGATAACGCGACGTTAAGACTACGCATCACCCGGTTGACGGATTTATTTCATGCGGCCGAGGATGCTAACAACGAGATCGCGTTGCTAGAGCCGGACAACGGTCACGACGACATCCTCGCGGAGATTGCGACCCGTTTCTACGATCTCGCGGGCCGGGCCGATAACATTCTAAATCGCCCAGACATCTCGCGCGCAGATACCGACACTGCAAATGATAGCAGAAGCACCGACAGTGCGAAAGGTCGCCCCGTTAAATTGCCCGATGCCTCATTACCGACTTTCGACGGTCGTTATGAAAGGTGGTTGTCTTTCAAAAACGCGTTTAACAGTATGATCGGTTCGCGCCGTGAACTAGACGACGTGGCGAAATTACAGTACCTCCGGTCCGCGTTAGTACAGGAAGCGGCGAACAAAATTCGGCTCTTCGACGTCGACGGAATCAATTACGCGAAAGCATGGGATATTTTAGAAAGAGCATATGAAAATAAACGCGTTCTGGTATCGCGACACATGTCCATGCTGTTCGACCTGCCGACGCTAGATAAAGAATCCACGAGCGGCCTGACGCGGTTAGCCGACGACGCTCAACAGCACTTTGCGTCTCTACACGCGCTGGGAGCACCGGTTTGCACCCAGACCGTCGTACACTTGCTCGAGAGCAAATTGCCCAAAATTACGTATGAGAAGTGGCAGGCAGGCTTAAGCCGACAAGAATATCCGAGCTTAGACGAAATGCTGGAATTCTTATACAAAACCGCGGTTTGTGTATCGCGCACGGATAAGATGCGATCCAGCGACCGAGACCGCGAGCGCGAGAGGGACGACCGCGCTCACAAACGGCGGCGCATACATCCGCCGAATCGCGTATTCGTCACCCAGGAACGCAAGTGCCTCGCGTGTAAGATTAGTTGTCATCCCCTCTTCACGTGCACCGCATTTAAGCGCTTGACCGTTCCGAAGCGCATTGAGCTTGTAAAAACCGCAAAGGTTTGCTTTAACTGTCTACGTTCCCATCGCGACGCTCCATGCCGATATTCCAATTGTACGATTTGTCAGAGACGGCACAATACATTGCTCCACAACCCCGAATTCGCGAGCTCGAGCAGAGCCGATACGTCAAAACCAGCGATTGACAACGCGGATGCCGGAAAATCAGCATGA